A section of the Petrimonas sulfuriphila genome encodes:
- a CDS encoding TIGR04133 family radical SAM/SPASM protein encodes MRLRKNMILSLYHEHKKAQAKLHNLTYLFWECTLRCNFNCVHCGSDCAKENIVPDMPKEDFLKILSDIRPHVNPHKTMVVITGGEPLVRKDLEETGREMYNMGYPWGFVTNGWGLSQERLDSLLHAGLRSVTVSLDGYTEESHEWFRGKKGSWLRALNAISRVAGTPGLKYDVVTCVNKKNINDLHKLKSMLVSLEVKHWRLFTVFPKGRAKDNPLLKLSPEEFVQLMEFIRDTRKEGKIIASYGCEGYLADYEMEVRDAPFFCRAGIHIASVLANGDISACPSLRGDYVQGNIYKDNFWTVWNTRYQVMRDRRWTKTGKCATCKSYKFCQGNGLHLRDEKTGELLHCHLEMMGKLQPAIKQRSIFSKAVSFFT; translated from the coding sequence ATGAGACTCCGGAAGAACATGATCCTCTCGCTCTATCACGAGCATAAAAAGGCACAAGCCAAACTGCACAACCTCACTTATCTGTTTTGGGAATGCACGTTGCGTTGCAATTTCAATTGCGTGCATTGCGGAAGCGACTGTGCCAAAGAGAACATCGTTCCCGACATGCCCAAGGAAGATTTCCTGAAAATACTGTCGGATATTCGCCCACACGTAAATCCGCACAAAACAATGGTCGTCATTACCGGTGGGGAACCGCTAGTACGAAAGGATCTCGAGGAAACAGGCAGAGAGATGTACAACATGGGATATCCGTGGGGGTTCGTCACCAACGGATGGGGGTTATCACAGGAACGGCTCGATTCGCTCCTCCATGCGGGACTACGTTCCGTAACCGTAAGCCTGGACGGATACACCGAAGAGTCGCACGAGTGGTTTCGCGGCAAAAAAGGATCGTGGCTCAGGGCACTGAACGCCATTTCACGGGTAGCCGGAACGCCGGGATTGAAATACGACGTGGTGACGTGCGTAAATAAAAAGAACATCAACGATCTCCACAAGTTAAAGTCAATGCTTGTTTCGTTGGAAGTCAAACACTGGCGGCTGTTTACCGTTTTTCCGAAAGGAAGAGCCAAAGATAACCCGTTGTTGAAATTATCCCCCGAAGAGTTTGTGCAATTGATGGAGTTCATCCGCGACACCCGAAAAGAAGGGAAAATAATCGCCAGCTACGGATGCGAGGGATACCTGGCTGATTACGAGATGGAGGTGCGTGACGCACCCTTCTTTTGTCGGGCAGGTATTCACATTGCGTCGGTGTTGGCAAACGGGGACATCAGTGCGTGTCCCAGCCTCCGGGGCGATTATGTCCAGGGCAACATCTACAAAGACAATTTCTGGACGGTTTGGAACACCCGCTACCAGGTGATGCGCGACCGCCGATGGACCAAAACCGGAAAATGCGCCACCTGTAAATCCTATAAATTCTGTCAGGGGAACGGATTACACCTCCGGGATGAAAAAACGGGAGAGTTACTACACTGCCATCTGGAGATGATGGGGAAATTACAACCCGCCATAAAACAAAGGAGCATCTTCTCCAAAGCCGTGAGTTTCTTTACGTGA
- a CDS encoding isochorismatase family protein — protein MKKALLIVDVQNDFCPGGALGVKEGDKVVSVINSIIDKFDFVISSQDWHPEESIHFEKWPPHCIANTYGADFHPALNTEKIGLKLQKGTANKDDGYSAFEATNVSFSDFLRKNNITNLYVCGLATDYCVKASALDAINHGIHTFVITDAIKPVNVYPGDDKKALDEMYRNGCVLVESNALEA, from the coding sequence ATGAAAAAAGCATTATTGATCGTGGATGTCCAGAACGATTTTTGTCCCGGCGGCGCACTGGGCGTAAAAGAGGGAGACAAAGTGGTTTCCGTGATAAACAGCATTATCGATAAATTCGATTTTGTAATTTCATCACAAGACTGGCACCCCGAGGAATCCATTCATTTTGAGAAGTGGCCTCCGCACTGCATCGCCAATACGTACGGTGCCGACTTCCACCCTGCCTTGAACACGGAAAAAATCGGCCTGAAGCTCCAAAAAGGTACCGCCAATAAAGATGACGGCTATTCCGCTTTCGAAGCGACCAACGTTTCCTTTTCCGATTTTCTCCGCAAAAACAACATCACCAACCTGTATGTGTGTGGGTTAGCCACCGATTATTGTGTAAAGGCATCGGCTCTGGATGCGATAAATCACGGTATCCACACCTTTGTAATTACCGATGCCATAAAGCCGGTGAATGTGTATCCGGGAGACGATAAAAAAGCACTGGACGAAATGTACCGGAACGGATGCGTACTGGTAGAGTCTAACGCGTTGGAAGCATGA
- a CDS encoding aminotransferase class I and II — MKKDLSLRTVTVMRYILPLREGGSLPALAEADDDFKYVLKFRGAGHGTKMLISELLGGQIAVKLGLNVPELVFARLDVDFGRTEGDEEIQDLLKGSEGLNLGLHYLSGAIAYDPSVKIDPLLASKIVWLDAFITNIDRTFNNTNLLLWHRELWIIDNGASFYFHHSWKDFEKHALNPFPHIKNHVLLPQATKLDETDRWAKEHLSDHFFLELTRLIPDEWLQWRDTNETPEEIRHRYYLFLKTRLTHSHHFLNEARHARG, encoded by the coding sequence ATGAAAAAGGATCTTTCACTCCGCACCGTAACCGTAATGCGTTATATCCTGCCGTTGAGGGAGGGTGGTTCGTTGCCGGCGTTGGCGGAAGCTGATGACGATTTCAAGTATGTGTTGAAATTTCGCGGTGCGGGGCACGGCACCAAAATGTTGATTTCGGAGTTGCTGGGCGGACAAATTGCCGTCAAACTCGGATTAAATGTTCCCGAACTGGTGTTTGCCCGTCTCGATGTGGATTTCGGACGAACCGAAGGAGATGAAGAAATTCAGGATTTGTTAAAGGGAAGCGAAGGACTTAATCTCGGCCTGCATTATCTTTCAGGAGCGATTGCTTACGACCCATCTGTAAAAATAGATCCGTTGTTGGCGTCGAAAATTGTGTGGCTCGATGCATTTATTACCAATATCGACCGTACCTTTAATAACACCAACCTGTTGTTGTGGCATCGTGAATTATGGATCATCGATAACGGCGCGTCGTTCTATTTTCACCATTCCTGGAAAGATTTCGAGAAACACGCGCTCAACCCCTTTCCGCACATCAAAAATCACGTCTTGTTGCCGCAGGCTACAAAACTGGATGAAACGGACAGGTGGGCAAAGGAACATTTATCGGATCATTTTTTCCTCGAACTCACCCGGCTTATCCCTGACGAATGGTTGCAGTGGCGTGATACGAATGAGACTCCCGAAGAAATCCGCCACAGATACTACCTTTTTCTGAAAACACGATTGACGCATTCTCATCACTTTTTAAACGAAGCCCGACATGCAAGAGGTTAA
- a CDS encoding radical SAM-associated putative lipoprotein, giving the protein MKRIALKTYAKILTAFFTLLGTITGCDYFEPRCEYGTPSADFVFKGKVVDKSSQKPITDIRIIHKTGYAPANDTVKTNANGEFELKFNDFPGGNHWIYAEDLDGTENGGLYGSDSLTVNSSQMKRIKKGDGSWYQGAFEKTDANFSLQKSDKKE; this is encoded by the coding sequence ATGAAACGTATTGCCCTGAAAACCTATGCAAAGATACTGACTGCATTTTTCACTTTACTGGGAACAATAACCGGATGCGATTATTTTGAACCCCGATGCGAATACGGAACACCTTCCGCAGACTTCGTGTTTAAAGGAAAAGTGGTCGACAAATCATCTCAAAAACCGATAACAGATATCCGGATAATCCATAAGACAGGCTATGCACCGGCAAACGACACGGTAAAAACCAACGCCAATGGCGAATTTGAGTTGAAATTCAATGATTTTCCGGGAGGAAACCACTGGATTTATGCCGAAGATTTAGACGGAACAGAAAATGGTGGATTGTATGGCTCGGACTCCCTGACGGTTAACTCATCGCAAATGAAAAGAATCAAGAAAGGGGATGGAAGCTGGTATCAAGGTGCTTTTGAAAAGACCGATGCAAACTTCTCTTTACAAAAATCGGACAAGAAAGAATGA